Proteins from a single region of Candidatus Puniceispirillum marinum IMCC1322:
- a CDS encoding DUF1638 domain-containing protein encodes MRKNRRLASPSTHVEAPAGVLMIACGALAREILDITKQLPTGAVELTCLPAIWHNHPEKIVPGLKRKIDAAKKTGRNIVVIYGDCGTGGAIDAYLESESIPRVPGPHCYEMFLGKSDFDAEMEAELGTFFLTDYMVRHFERLVMKGMGLRQHPQLRDMYFGNYKRVLYIAQTEDPALLAKARAAAAMLALDFDYRFAGYGAFTDFISTASQTANAVNS; translated from the coding sequence GTGCGAAAGAACAGGCGGCTGGCTAGCCCATCAACGCATGTGGAGGCACCGGCAGGCGTTTTGATGATTGCCTGCGGTGCGTTGGCGCGTGAAATTCTTGATATCACCAAACAGTTACCGACTGGTGCCGTCGAACTCACATGCTTGCCAGCGATATGGCATAACCATCCAGAAAAAATAGTGCCAGGTCTGAAGCGGAAAATTGATGCCGCCAAGAAAACTGGTCGTAATATCGTTGTGATATATGGTGATTGTGGAACAGGTGGTGCTATTGACGCCTATCTGGAATCTGAATCAATTCCGCGTGTTCCGGGGCCACACTGCTATGAAATGTTTTTAGGTAAATCTGATTTTGACGCCGAAATGGAAGCCGAGCTTGGCACCTTTTTCCTGACTGATTATATGGTGCGCCATTTTGAACGTCTGGTTATGAAGGGTATGGGATTGCGCCAGCACCCGCAGTTACGAGATATGTATTTTGGTAATTACAAACGTGTATTGTATATTGCCCAGACTGAGGATCCGGCCTTGCTGGCCAAGGCGCGCGCAGCGGCAGCGATGTTAGCACTTGATTTTGACTATCGTTTTGCTGGATATGGTGCATTTACAGATTTCATTTCGACCGCCAGCCAGACGGCTAATGCGGTAAATAGTTAA
- a CDS encoding inner membrane-spanning protein YciB, giving the protein MTEPKLSTDSHDEKPAHSGRRFMLDMGPLLLFFGANYLYHDLMFSIKVLVGATLVALAISWRLERRIPMMAAFGCLALVFFGGLSLYFDNELFIKIKPTVVTFLLAAAIAGGRLMGRNPLAAIMGGQMKLTDKGWGLITWLWALMFLTTGLANEIAWRVLSTDDWITFKVFGITGISLIFVIISVPLLQKHQIED; this is encoded by the coding sequence GTGACCGAACCCAAACTATCCACCGACAGCCACGATGAAAAGCCAGCGCATTCTGGCCGCCGCTTTATGCTTGATATGGGGCCATTGCTATTATTCTTTGGTGCGAATTATCTTTATCATGATCTGATGTTCAGCATCAAAGTTCTGGTTGGCGCGACGCTTGTTGCACTGGCCATAAGTTGGCGGCTTGAACGCCGGATTCCGATGATGGCAGCCTTTGGCTGTCTGGCGCTGGTCTTTTTTGGTGGCTTGTCACTTTATTTTGATAATGAGCTGTTTATCAAGATCAAGCCAACGGTGGTAACGTTCCTCCTGGCGGCGGCGATTGCCGGAGGCCGGCTTATGGGGCGCAACCCTCTAGCGGCCATTATGGGCGGGCAGATGAAGCTGACCGACAAAGGCTGGGGGCTGATTACCTGGTTATGGGCGCTCATGTTCTTGACCACGGGGCTGGCAAATGAAATTGCATGGCGTGTTCTTAGTACGGATGACTGGATTACCTTTAAAGTTTTTGGCATCACTGGCATTTCATTGATTTTTGTTATTATCAGTGTGCCGCTTTTGCAGAAACATCAGATCGAAGATTAG
- a CDS encoding corrinoid protein: MADEDEIILADLDDDELVQQMHDDLYDGLQDEIVEGVNILLARKWTPYEVLTKALVEGMTIVGIDFRDGILFVPEVLMAANAMKAGMVVLRPLLAETGAPRVGTMVIGTVKGDIHDIGKNLVSMMLEGAGFDVIDLGINNPVENYLEALEEHKPDILGMSALLTTTMPYMKVVVDAMIEKGIRDDYIVLVGGAPLNEAFADSVGADAYCRDAAVAVETAKEMIAARRAKEQAAG; this comes from the coding sequence ATGGCTGACGAAGACGAAATTATCCTTGCTGACCTAGATGATGACGAACTTGTCCAACAGATGCATGATGATCTTTATGATGGTCTGCAGGACGAAATCGTTGAAGGTGTTAACATTCTGCTGGCGCGCAAATGGACACCATATGAAGTTCTGACCAAGGCGCTTGTCGAAGGCATGACTATTGTCGGCATTGATTTCCGGGATGGTATCTTGTTTGTGCCCGAAGTTTTGATGGCGGCAAACGCCATGAAGGCTGGCATGGTTGTGCTACGCCCGCTTCTGGCTGAAACCGGTGCGCCACGTGTCGGCACAATGGTTATTGGCACGGTCAAGGGTGACATTCACGACATTGGTAAAAACCTTGTATCGATGATGCTTGAAGGTGCCGGTTTTGACGTGATTGATCTTGGTATTAACAATCCGGTTGAAAATTATCTTGAAGCGCTTGAAGAACATAAGCCTGACATTCTTGGCATGTCGGCTTTGCTCACAACAACCATGCCATATATGAAAGTTGTCGTTGATGCGATGATCGAAAAAGGCATTCGCGATGATTATATCGTGCTTGTTGGCGGTGCACCTTTGAACGAAGCCTTTGCCGACTCGGTTGGTGCTGACGCCTATTGCCGTGATGCGGCGGTGGCTGTCGAAACGGCTAAAGAAATGATTGCGGCGCGTCGTGCGAAAGAACAGGCGGCTGGCTAG